In Bombus affinis isolate iyBomAffi1 unplaced genomic scaffold, iyBomAffi1.2 ctg00000068.1, whole genome shotgun sequence, the following proteins share a genomic window:
- the LOC126926984 gene encoding uncharacterized protein LOC126926984, translating to MTSKEIQEYRRKRNIKLIFTSTDCPSSNGLNKRVNQTLVNRIRCNSDENKRNWTKITEESVEENNNTRHSVTGFAPNHLLNGKMIEIVPKEIMVNKINLKRDREEAFKNSTRNFEINKQKYDKKRREHEFKIGDMVFTHNGKKVNRNKLEEIRKGPFIILRRISNSIYEVDNGNRGSEGNLFHSPFEGRCKLPRVHVG from the coding sequence atgacatccaaagaaattcaagagtataggaggaaaaggaacattaaattaattttcacctcgacagactgcccatcctccaatggactgaacaaaagggtaaatcaaacattagtaaacaggatcagatgtaattcagacgaaaataagagaaactggacaaaaatcacagaagaaagcgtagaagaaaacaataacaccagacacagtgtaacggggtttgccccaaatcatttactgaatggaaaaatgattgaaatcgtccctaaggaaataatggtgaataagataaacctaaaaagagacagagaagaagcattcaaaaactcaacaagaaatttcgaaatcaacaaacaaaaatacgataaaaaaagaagagaacacgaatttaaaatcggtgatatggtcttcacccataacggaaaaaaagtgaatagaaataagctggaagaaattaggaaaggacctttcataattctaagaaggatttcaaactccatatatgaagtggataacggtaatcggggatctgaagggaatctgttccactccccattcgaggggcggtgtaaactccctagagttcatgtaggatag